In one window of Candidatus Sulfuricurvum sp. RIFRC-1 DNA:
- a CDS encoding tetratricopeptide repeat protein — MSEYPSQEQKFIHNYMVIREMEEAGRQKRVLAEEMRHSKEVWIDIYPKSGDSATDLAEIQRLGQIAGEIKKINVGQVAPIYDFIHENEVYYVVTEPPKGRPFSRWSRSDENTLKAIATETVRLFQWLQNHNFGINHLSPHEVYFTAQTQSVQLLFNDGLCIRASRESREKEIRIIGELFYFLITGEMWIEGSDVEKKVEELGPKGWGDLISKMISDEEGKQIKRLEVLFPLMRANGMEAKNMEAKNMEDPTMKMLAQEETTTYKQTVRLFFILLGTVFFYFGFVQTKGDRLQDISTLDVTRFQVMGYFGAENAQQALGEIYEKGYGVGIDLQQSMYWYKKAAQSGNIFAQMSLGRFYDRGIGVDSDQKQALYWFTLAAANGDKTAQRNIEIIHENERILSAPSDTEESVETKPEVASQPPVPSENTPKKEMSIAQTERFQPILAAPYANKPVITQAPYREPKKSSQTNIMWQDNEDVIRVKRSWNGAMHYCETLYLNGYSDWTLPDKELLFDLFFEQADLQYVANDLYWTSSEASHNSAWRIYFDYSGGKNRQGNMSSNSKSDEWYIRCYRKIQ; from the coding sequence ATGAGCGAGTATCCGTCACAAGAGCAAAAATTTATTCATAACTATATGGTGATCAGAGAAATGGAAGAGGCCGGAAGGCAAAAACGTGTTCTTGCCGAAGAGATGCGTCATAGCAAAGAAGTCTGGATCGACATTTATCCAAAATCCGGCGACAGTGCCACAGATCTGGCAGAGATTCAACGGCTCGGGCAGATCGCAGGAGAGATCAAAAAAATCAATGTAGGTCAGGTCGCGCCGATTTATGATTTCATTCACGAAAATGAAGTTTATTATGTTGTGACGGAACCGCCCAAGGGCCGCCCCTTCTCCCGATGGTCGAGATCCGATGAAAATACGCTAAAGGCAATTGCTACAGAAACAGTCCGTCTGTTCCAATGGCTTCAAAACCATAATTTCGGAATCAACCATCTGTCGCCTCACGAGGTCTATTTCACAGCGCAAACGCAAAGTGTACAGCTCCTTTTCAATGACGGATTGTGTATCCGAGCGTCCCGGGAAAGCCGAGAAAAAGAGATCAGAATAATCGGGGAGTTGTTCTATTTTTTGATCACCGGTGAGATGTGGATTGAGGGTAGCGATGTTGAGAAAAAGGTGGAAGAACTCGGTCCAAAAGGCTGGGGTGATTTGATCTCCAAAATGATATCCGACGAGGAAGGCAAACAAATTAAAAGACTAGAAGTGTTATTCCCTTTGATGAGAGCAAATGGAATGGAGGCCAAAAATATGGAGGCCAAGAACATGGAGGACCCTACGATGAAAATGCTCGCGCAGGAAGAGACTACCACCTACAAACAAACCGTTCGTCTCTTTTTTATCTTGCTAGGGACAGTGTTCTTTTACTTCGGATTTGTACAAACGAAGGGCGATAGATTGCAGGATATATCGACATTAGATGTGACACGTTTTCAAGTGATGGGTTATTTCGGGGCAGAAAACGCTCAACAGGCTTTAGGGGAAATCTACGAAAAAGGGTATGGAGTCGGGATCGATCTGCAGCAGTCGATGTATTGGTACAAAAAAGCGGCCCAAAGCGGAAATATTTTTGCCCAAATGAGTTTGGGACGTTTTTATGATCGGGGGATCGGCGTAGACTCAGATCAAAAACAAGCCTTATACTGGTTTACGTTGGCAGCTGCGAACGGTGATAAAACGGCACAGCGAAACATTGAGATCATACACGAGAACGAGCGCATCCTTTCTGCTCCATCAGATACTGAAGAGAGTGTGGAAACAAAGCCCGAAGTTGCCAGTCAGCCCCCCGTACCATCGGAAAATACTCCGAAAAAAGAAATGTCCATCGCACAGACGGAAAGATTCCAGCCAATCTTGGCAGCACCTTATGCCAATAAACCTGTCATAACGCAAGCACCCTACCGCGAGCCCAAAAAATCATCGCAAACGAATATTATGTGGCAGGATAATGAAGATGTTATTCGTGTGAAGCGCTCTTGGAACGGGGCAATGCATTACTGTGAAACACTTTATTTAAACGGCTATAGCGATTGGACTTTGCCCGACAAAGAACTATTATTCGATCTTTTCTTTGAACAAGCGGATTTACAATATGTCGCAAACGATTTGTACTGGACCTCATCAGAAGCTTCACATAATTCCGCATGGCGAATCTATTTTGACTATTCCGGTGGTAAAAATCGTCAAGGAAATATGTCAAGCAACTCTAAAAGTGACGAATGGTATATTCGGTGTTATCGAAAAATACAATAA
- a CDS encoding tetratricopeptide repeat protein: MKYKICFLIIFIFFNFGHLNADILESLIGSYRNHIDIQGTYKGGIYTPPDKDFEFTVPSLVEPGYRINDFMNPNDKSQGYVTFLDDVGQLFRIDFWDNYLNKTQTQRLEELDEEVLITFKKFMNNVQIIKKEKISDDVYFVFYDFPKGSSVLVNEHRINATRGVLFFAKENKIIVLSQQFLESRNDYRNYEKAKNLLLSLKDTNFKFRSMIRNDIQDSNEQLMIGYKYLEAKQFPEARYWIEKSALQGNAIAEWTFGLMFLRGDGVYRDYTNAKKWFEKSSSQGNVNATYDLAAMYNNGEGIQKDISIAKQLFIKCANIAHKESIKELIKIYKKEDNKKEEEYWMEKLSKI, encoded by the coding sequence GTGAAATATAAAATTTGTTTTTTAATTATATTTATATTTTTTAATTTTGGGCATTTGAATGCAGACATTCTTGAAAGTTTAATTGGTTCATACAGAAATCATATAGATATCCAAGGAACATATAAAGGTGGTATATACACTCCACCGGATAAAGATTTTGAATTTACTGTTCCATCACTTGTTGAGCCAGGCTATAGAATTAATGACTTTATGAATCCAAATGATAAATCACAGGGATACGTAACGTTTCTTGATGATGTTGGACAACTGTTTAGAATAGATTTTTGGGATAACTATTTAAATAAAACGCAAACACAAAGATTAGAAGAGTTAGATGAGGAAGTATTAATTACATTTAAAAAATTTATGAACAATGTACAAATAATAAAAAAAGAAAAAATATCCGATGATGTTTATTTTGTTTTTTACGATTTTCCAAAAGGTTCATCTGTTTTAGTTAATGAACATAGAATCAATGCGACTAGAGGTGTTTTATTTTTTGCAAAAGAGAATAAAATCATTGTATTGTCTCAACAATTTTTAGAATCACGCAATGATTATCGAAACTATGAAAAAGCAAAAAATTTACTTTTGTCTTTAAAGGATACAAATTTTAAATTTAGATCTATGATCCGTAATGATATACAAGATTCTAATGAACAGCTAATGATAGGTTATAAGTATCTTGAAGCTAAACAGTTCCCTGAAGCAAGATATTGGATTGAAAAATCAGCTTTACAAGGTAATGCTATTGCTGAATGGACTTTTGGATTAATGTTTCTAAGAGGTGATGGTGTTTATAGGGATTATACAAATGCAAAAAAGTGGTTCGAAAAATCATCTAGTCAAGGTAATGTAAATGCAACATATGATTTGGCTGCTATGTACAATAATGGAGAAGGGATTCAAAAAGACATTAGTATTGCAAAACAGTTATTTATAAAATGTGCAAATATTGCTCACAAAGAATCAATAAAAGAACTAATTAAAATATATAAAAAAGAGGACAACAAAAAAGAAGAAGAATATTGGATGGAGAAATTGTCAAAAATATAA